A stretch of Spirosoma oryzicola DNA encodes these proteins:
- a CDS encoding efflux RND transporter periplasmic adaptor subunit — protein sequence MNQFINKPYRSLLTLVGGILLLSALSSCHSSEGKEEEAESEAPEAPAALEVFSLTKGKLASSLQLPGELVAFRDVDIYARVTGYIKTLNADVGSEVKKGQLLALAEAPELGAQLASAESKLKAQEALSIASKANYERILEASKFSGAVSKNDVDQALAKRNADLAQLDAAKSAYREVADLRQYLQIRAPFDGVISARNASTGAYVGPAGKGSEFPLFVLTEQKRLRLVVSVPETYTGYVDQNDQVSFTVKTFPDKTFTGQVKRLAGALDKRLRSERVEVDVINNDKKLLPGMIAEVNIPLPTKNSTFIVPKSAVVNSTTGIFLIRVKDKKAEYVPVKRGIEANDKVEVFGQLTEGDQFITAANEEIRDGTPVNVK from the coding sequence ATGAACCAGTTCATTAATAAACCATACCGTAGTTTGCTTACCCTTGTGGGGGGAATACTCCTGCTTAGTGCTTTATCAAGTTGTCATTCATCCGAAGGAAAGGAAGAAGAAGCTGAATCCGAAGCTCCCGAAGCCCCGGCCGCTCTGGAGGTGTTTAGCCTGACTAAAGGAAAACTGGCTTCGTCGCTACAGTTACCCGGCGAACTGGTAGCCTTTCGGGATGTCGATATTTACGCCCGAGTGACGGGTTACATCAAAACGCTGAACGCGGATGTCGGTTCGGAAGTAAAAAAAGGGCAGTTGCTGGCCCTGGCCGAAGCCCCCGAACTAGGCGCTCAGCTCGCGTCGGCGGAATCAAAGCTGAAAGCGCAGGAGGCTTTGTCTATCGCCAGTAAAGCCAATTACGAGCGTATTCTCGAAGCCAGCAAATTTTCTGGGGCCGTTTCGAAGAATGACGTGGATCAGGCACTAGCCAAACGCAATGCCGATCTGGCTCAATTGGATGCGGCTAAGTCGGCCTATCGGGAAGTGGCTGATCTGAGACAATACCTGCAAATCCGGGCTCCGTTTGATGGCGTTATCAGTGCGCGGAATGCCAGCACAGGCGCGTATGTCGGACCAGCGGGCAAAGGGTCTGAATTCCCGCTCTTTGTGTTGACGGAGCAAAAAAGGTTGCGTCTGGTAGTTTCTGTTCCCGAAACGTACACGGGCTATGTCGATCAGAACGACCAGGTGAGCTTTACGGTAAAGACGTTCCCCGATAAGACCTTTACCGGGCAAGTGAAACGGTTGGCCGGCGCATTGGACAAACGACTACGGTCGGAGCGGGTCGAGGTCGATGTGATCAATAATGACAAGAAGTTGTTGCCCGGTATGATCGCGGAGGTTAACATACCGCTGCCCACTAAAAACAGCACGTTTATTGTCCCAAAATCGGCGGTTGTGAACTCGACAACAGGCATTTTTCTGATTCGGGTTAAAGACAAGAAAGCGGAATATGTGCCGGTTAAACGAGGAATTGAGGCCAACGACAAAGTAGAAGTATTTGGCCAGCTGACCGAAGGCGATCAGTTTATTACGGCAGCCAACGAAGAGATTCGCGATGGTACGCCGGTAAATGTGAAATAG